GCCGTTTCCGCTGCCGGAGCCGTACGCGCACGGCCTTCTGGACGTCGGTGACGGCAATCGGATCTACTGGGAGACAAGCGGAAACCCGGCCGGGAAGCCCGTGCTCGTGGTGCACGGCGGGCCCGGCTCGGGCGGCAAGCGCGGCGCGCGCCGGAACTTCGATCCCAGCGCTTATCGGATCGTGCTGTTCGATCAACGCGGTTGCGGCGAAAGCCTGCCGCACGCCGCCGATCCCGCGGTCGACCTGTCCGTCAATACCACCGACCACCTGATCGCCGACATGGAGCGCCTGCGCGAACATCTGGGCATCGAACAGTGGCTGCTGTACGGCGGCTCCTGGGGTTCCACCCTCATCCTCGCCTATGCCGAACGCTATCCCGCGCGGGTCTCCGAGATCATCCTGGTCGGCGTCACGATGACCAGACCGGAAGAGACGGAATGGCTGTACCGCGGTGTCGGCCGCTTCCTGCCGGGCCCGTGGGCGGCGTTCCGGGACGCTCTACCCGCCGCCGAGCGCAACGGAGACCTGGTCGCCGCGTACAACCGTCTGCTGAACCACCCCGATCCCGAGGTACGCGCGCAAGCCGCGCGCGACTGGTGCGCCTGGGAAGACGCCGTCATCGCACACGAAAACCTGGGCCGCCCAGGCCAATACAGCGACAAGGCGGATGCCGATCTGCTGGCCTTCGTGCGGATCTGCACGCACTACTTCGCCAACGACGCCTGGCTCCCGGACGGGCAACTCCTGCGTGACGCGCACGCACTCGCGGGCATCCCCGGCGTATTGATCCACGGACGGCTCGACCTCGGCTCACCCCTGTACACCGCATGGCAATTGGCGCAGGCGTGGCCGGAAGCCGAGCTGCACGTCATCGACGATTCGGGCCACACCGGCAGCCCGGAGATGCTGCGCGCGATCCTGGCTGCGGCTGCCCGGTTCGCTCCGTCAGGGCGCTAGAGTCGCGTATACGAACGCGACGAGTTGTGCCCGGACCCGCGTCCGGTCCAGCCCGTCGGCGCCGTCCCGGATCGCGGACAGCAGAGCGGCCAGCAGTGCGGAGAGCAAGGCCTCCCCGGTCAGGCGCGGATCCAGCGCGGGATCGATGTAGCCGAGTTCCATGCCGCGCTGGATCCGGGTGGTGGCTTCGTCGCCGTAGACGCGCAGGTTCCGGATCGACCGTTCGGCCACCCGCTCGTCGATCGTGGCGGCCTCCAGCAGAATGAAATTCACCAAACCCGGTTCGTCCGCGACCAATTCGTAGCAGTGGTCCACGATGGTGGCGATCACGTCGCAGAACTCGTCGAGGGTCTTCGGGCGCCGGCCCGCGATGGCCCGTCCGAACACCCGTTCCCGGATCAGGGCGAAATAGTGGTCGATGACCGCGTCGAGGATGTCGCGTTTGTTGTCGAAATAGTTGTAGAACGTGCCGTGACCGGCTCCCGCCCTGGCCGCGATATCGGCGACGACGACCGAGCGGTATCCCTTGTCCACGAACAGTTCGTGTGCCGCGAGCACCAGCTCGGCGCGGCGCTTGGCGCCCCGGTCCGCGGCGTTCATCGCCCCGGTCCGGCGGGATCGCGTGGCCGCAAAGCCTTTTCGAGCAGGGTCAGCACGCCGTTGGTAGCGCGTTCCCGCTCGGCCGCGCTGTTCTCACCCCGCATCTCCTGTAACACGCCGGGCACCCCCAAGGTCAGCACGATGTGCGCCGTCACCTCCGGGTCGAGGTCCGCGCGAATCCAGCCCGCCGCCATCCCGAGCCGCAGTTCGTGTGCCACGAACGTGCTGACCAGCAGCTCCAGGCCGAGGAGCCGATCGCTGAGTTCCTTGTCGATCGCACTGGCCTCGACCAGGAACAGCCGCACGAAATCCGGTTCCTGATCCAGCATCTCGTACCAGCGGCCGATCGCGGACCGGAGCTCGGCGAGCAATTCCGGCGCCGAGGCCGGACGCTTCAGGAGGGTGCGCGGCTGCACCCGGTCGACGAATTTCGCGATGCCGAAATCGACTACGTGGTCGAGTATTTCGCGTTTGCTCTCGAAATACCGGTACACCGTGCCCTGGCCGATGCCCGCATGCGCGGCGACATCGGAAATCGTGGTGGCCTCATAACCACGCGCGACGAACACGGCATAGGCCGATTCGATGATCTGCTGCCTGCGCCGCTGCGCCAGGCCCGGTTCCGGTGGCCGACCG
This genomic stretch from Nocardia brasiliensis ATCC 700358 harbors:
- the pip gene encoding prolyl aminopeptidase, translated to MGTTEPGAPVPQPFPLPEPYAHGLLDVGDGNRIYWETSGNPAGKPVLVVHGGPGSGGKRGARRNFDPSAYRIVLFDQRGCGESLPHAADPAVDLSVNTTDHLIADMERLREHLGIEQWLLYGGSWGSTLILAYAERYPARVSEIILVGVTMTRPEETEWLYRGVGRFLPGPWAAFRDALPAAERNGDLVAAYNRLLNHPDPEVRAQAARDWCAWEDAVIAHENLGRPGQYSDKADADLLAFVRICTHYFANDAWLPDGQLLRDAHALAGIPGVLIHGRLDLGSPLYTAWQLAQAWPEAELHVIDDSGHTGSPEMLRAILAAAARFAPSGR
- a CDS encoding TetR/AcrR family transcriptional regulator; the encoded protein is MPDQPSAPRRGRPPEPGLAQRRRQQIIESAYAVFVARGYEATTISDVAAHAGIGQGTVYRYFESKREILDHVVDFGIAKFVDRVQPRTLLKRPASAPELLAELRSAIGRWYEMLDQEPDFVRLFLVEASAIDKELSDRLLGLELLVSTFVAHELRLGMAAGWIRADLDPEVTAHIVLTLGVPGVLQEMRGENSAAERERATNGVLTLLEKALRPRDPAGPGR
- a CDS encoding TetR/AcrR family transcriptional regulator yields the protein MNAADRGAKRRAELVLAAHELFVDKGYRSVVVADIAARAGAGHGTFYNYFDNKRDILDAVIDHYFALIRERVFGRAIAGRRPKTLDEFCDVIATIVDHCYELVADEPGLVNFILLEAATIDERVAERSIRNLRVYGDEATTRIQRGMELGYIDPALDPRLTGEALLSALLAALLSAIRDGADGLDRTRVRAQLVAFVYATLAP